The following is a genomic window from Sulfitobacter pontiacus.
TGCGTGGTATTCGACGTCGACGGCACTCTGGCCGAGTTCGACGCGGCAAAGCTGGGTCATCTGGTGCATGGCGTCGAGAAGCAATGGGATGCCTTCCACATGGCGATGGCCGACGCCCCGCTGATTGCACCCATCGCCAAACTGATGCGCCGCCTGAAGCAAAGCGGCGAGACGATCGTCATCTGCTCGGGCCGCCCTGACGGTTGGGCGGAACACACGATCGCATGGCTGCACAAACACGATCTGCCCTTCGACGGCGTTTACCTGCGCGCCAAGGATCAGGACGCCGCGAGCGATCCCGACGTCAAACGCCAAGCGCTGGCGCAAATGCAAGCGGACGGGCTGGCCCCCTGGCTGGTCATCGATGATCGCAGTTCGGTCGTTGACGCATGGCGTGCCGAGGGGCTTGCCTGCCTGCAATGCGCGCCGGGGGATTTTTAACGCGGGCGGGTGCAGCATCACGACCCTGATCGCGGATTTTGACAGCGCACCGCCCCACAGGGGCGTGCGACCAAGACGATGGTTTGTCCCGCAAGAGGTGGGCCTAAACTGTCAGGGTGAAATGGCGGAGAGACAGGGATTCGAACCCTGGGAACCCGTGAAGGCTCAACGGTTTTCGAGACCGCCCCGTTCGACCACTCCGGCACCTCTCCGCATCGGTGTGGTGCGTCCGTTTAGGATGGATTTTGCGGGGTGGCAAGGGGGGCTAGGCCAGTTTTCGCGGACACGGGGAATTTCATTGCTGACAGATGGATTTCGCCTAAGCTCTTGGGGTGGATCAACTTGAAAGGAATGCCCTGATGCGCCGACTGTCCCGTTTGCCGTTAACTTTATGTTTTGGATTGGCGGTCATGGTATCGCTGATTGCACCGATGGCACGGGCCGCCGACAGGGAAAGGGTCGATGCATTTCTGGAAGTCACAGGGTTTGATGTCGCCCTTGAAAGCATCCGGCTGTCTGCTGATTCCGCGCCGCAAATGCTGGGGATTGATGCGGATGCCTTCGGCTCTGAATGGTCGCGTCTAGTGCGCGAGGTATTCGAGACGGATTTGATGCTGGACATGGGCGCCGGTATTCTGGCGCAGGCGCTCAGCGATGATGCGCTGGAACATGCCTCGGATTTCTACGCCAGTGATCTGGGCCAACGCCTGGTGGCCGCCGAAAACGCGTCGCATATGGAGGAAGACGATGCCGCGAAAGCAGAGGCGGGCGATGCGATCCTGAACGGGCTGCGCGGGATCGATTCTCCGCGTGTGGATCTGTTGGCGCGTCTGAACGGGGCGAGCGATGTCGAGGAGAGCTCGATCAAGGCGCTGCAAGAGGTGCAGATCCGGTTCCTGATGGCAGCGGCGGGCGCGGGCGTGATCGAATTACAGATGGAAGAACCCGACCTGCGCGAAGCGATGCGCGCGCAAGAGCCCGAGATGCGCGCCTCTATCAAAGAGAATGCGCTGGCGGGGGCGGCCTATACCTATCAGGCGTTTTCCGATGAAGAGGTGCTGGTCTATGCCAAGGCGCTGGAAGATCCGCAGATGCAGGAGGTCTACGCGCTGATGAACGCCGTGCAGTTCGAGATCATGGCGAACCGGTTTGAAGAGGTCGCACAGCGGCTTGGCACCATGCAACCCAGTCAGGACCTGTAACCATGCGCGCCTTTGTTCTTGCTGCTGGCCTGTGGATGCTGGCGCTGCCGCTTTGGGCCGACGCGCGGTCAACCGTGCTGGTGGATGTCCTGCGTCTTGGCGAACTGGCCGAAATTTTGCAGCGCGAGGGGTTGGAGAACGCGGAAACGCTTGATCGCGATATGCTCGGCGGGCAGGGCGGCGCGGGGTGGGCGCTGCAGGTGCGTGCCATCTACAACCCCGAACGGATCGTCGAAACCCTGCGCGGGGCATTGGATGCGGGGTTGCAAGGGCAGACCCGCGAGGATGTCATTGCCTTTTTCGCGCAAGGCACCGGCGCAAGGATCATCACGCTCGAGAACGAGGCACGCGCCGCCATCACCGACCCCGAGGTGGAAGACGCCGCCCGCGCAGGGTTCCATGACCTTGAGGGCAGCGACGACCCACGTCTGGCGCAGATCGCCACATTGATCGACAGTGGCGATATGATCGATCGCAATGTCACCGCCGCGATGAATTCCAACTTTCAATTCATGCGCGGGATGGCAGATGGCAACGCGCTGCAGATGACAGAGGCCGAGATGCTGGCCGACGTGGCGCAACAGCAAGAAGAAATCGCGCAAGACACGCGCGGCTGGCTTTATGGCTATCTGCTGCTGGCGTATTCTCCGCTGGAGGATGCAGAGCTTGACCGCTATATCGTCTTTGCGCAAAGCGATGCGGGGCGCAGCCTGAATACAGCGCTGTTCGAGGGCTTTGGCACCGCATACGAAGACGTGTCCTATGCCCTTGGTCGCGCAGTTGCGTTGAACATGGTGGCCGAGGAATTATAGCCAGCCGCACCGCCTTTGCGATAAGTCCTGCGTGGCCCGTGCTGGCCCTTGACATCAGGGGGGCGGTGCATCATACGGCAAGCCTCAACCTAAGGGTGCCCGTTTCGGGTGCCTTTGTTATTTCATGAACATCCCGAAACGGGATGCGCTGTCCGAGGTGGGCCAAGGCCCGACAAACTCCCGAACGGGGACCACAGGATGCGGAAACAGTAAAGGAAGACGCATGTTTGCGGTCATCAAGACAGGCGGCAAGCAGTACAAAGTTCAATCCGGCGATATGCTGCGGGTAGAACGTTTGGCTGCTGACGCGGGCGAAACAGTCCAATTCAACGAAGTTCTCATGCTGGGCGGCGATTCCCCCAAGCTGGGTGCTCCTTTGGTCGCAGGGGCCGGCGTTCAAGCCGAGGTCGTCGATCAGATCAAGGGCGAGAAAGTCATTCACTTCGTCAAGCGCCGCCGGAAGCACTCTTCCAAGCGCACCAAAGGCCACCGTCAAAAGCTGACACTGGTCAAGATCGGCGAGATCCTGTCGTCCGGCGCGGATAAATCCGACGTCAAAGCGGCCATCGGCACCGGTTCCGTCAGCGCTGCTGCCGTGACAGCCATGGAAGAGCGTTATGCGCTGAACAAAACCGATCAGGCCGAAATGGCCAAGCGCGTGAAGAACAACCAGGCCGAAGAGAAATCGGCCAAGCCTGCCAAGGCGAAGAAGGCTAAAGCTGCACCCGCAGCCGAAGGTGCCGACGATCTGAGCAAGATCTCCGGTGTTGGCCCCGTCATCGTTGGCAAGCTGAACGGTGAAGGCATCACAACCTTCGCACAGATCGCTGCTTGGACAGACGCTGACGTCGAAGCTATCGAAGAGAAACTGTCGTTCAAAGGTCGCGTCGGTCGTGAAGACTGGATCGCACAGGCCAAAGAACTCGCAAAAGGCTAAGGAGAGACACCAATGGCACATAAAAAAGCAGGCGGCTCATCCCGTAACGGCCGCGACTCAGCAGGTCGTCGTCTTGGCGTGAAAAAATATGGCGGCGAAGCTGTCATTCCCGGCAACATTCTGGTGCGTCAGCGCGGTACAAAGTACTGGCCCGCTGAAGGCGTTGGCATGGGCAAGGATCACACGATCTTCGCAACCGTTGACGGCAAGGTCCAGTTCCACAAGGGGCTGAAGAACCGTACGTTTATCTCGGTCCTGCCAGCGGCAGAAGCCGCAGAATAAGCCGCACCCGAGAGGTTTGAAAATTTAGGGATCGGCGGAAACGCCGGTCCCTTTTCCATTTTATCGCCCAGTGTTCACCCAGGAAGGGAGGGGCCGTTATGTCACGATCAAACCGCCCCGAGCTGAGCGATGGCATCATCCGTCTGCGCGCGCCCGAACACCGTGACATCGACGCCCGGTTCAAGCTCGGAAACACGCCCGAAATCCACCACATGTTCGGGGTAGAGCTGAACGCCGTGCCGGTGATGACCAAGGCGCTGGCCGAACGTTGGTATGAAACGCAGCTGGTTGAACCGCTGGCCTGGGTCATCGAACATCGCGGCAAGATGATCGGTGCGCTGCGCCTGCACAGTCTGCGTCCGTGGGACGCCAGCGCCGATGTCGCGATCGGCATTCTCGCCCCCAAGAAACTGGGCAAGGGGTTGGGGACACGCGCGCTGCATCTGCTTGCGGCCCACGCCTTTGGCCCGCTGGCGCTGCACCGCCTCTCTGCCCGTGTGCTCGACATCAACGAACGCGCTGCGGCCTGTTTCACCAAAGTCGGCTTTGCCCCCGAAGGGCGCGCGCGGCAGTCGTCTTTTCTGGGGGGCGAATGGCACGACAACCTGTTGTTCGGGCTGATCAAACCCGATTACGTTCCGCCCGTCTATGACGCCAAGCCGCGGCAAAAGCGCAAAAAGAAGAGCCAGTCATGAGCGTCGCCCTGACATCCTTTATCGTCTTCGCGGCAAGCCAGATCGGCACACCCGGACCGGCGAATATGGCGCTGATGGCCACGGGCGCGCGCTTCGGCTTTCGCGCGGCAGTGCCTTTTGTCGCGGGCGTGGCCCTTGGCAAACAGCTGGTGATCTGGCCAGTGGGTTTCGGGTTGATGCAACTGGCCGACCGCGCGCCGGCGGTTTTCGTCGCGCTGAAATTCGCCTCTGCCGCCTATATCATCTGGCTGGCGTGGAAGGTTGCGAACCTGCGGTTGGGGCAGGGCGCACGAACCGAGGCTGCGCCGGGCTTTCTGGCCGGGCTGATCGTCCACCCGCTGAACCCCAAGGCTTGGGCGATGATCGTGGGCAGCTTCACGGCCTTCATCGCGCCTGGGACGCCTGCGCTGGCGGCGACGGCCACGGTGGCCGCCGTGCTGCTGGGATGCCAGATCGTGCTGCACCCCTTGTGGACGCTGGCCGGTGCGGGGATCGCAAAGACGGTCGCCGGCACCGTTTGGGAGAAGTATTTGATGTGGACCTTGGCCGCTTTGACGGTGGCCTCTGTCTTGTTCGTGCTGTTCGGAGGAGGGACATAACGATGGAAGATTTAACAGTGTCGCAACAGCAAGTGATTGAAACAGAACGGTTTGATCTGCGCCCTGTGCGCATGTCAGATCGTGGGATGATCGAACATTATGCCAGCGATCCACGGGTTGCGATGCGCACCGCATCCATCCCGCACCCGCTACCGCCCGGCGTGATCGAAAGCTTCATCACCCGCGCCACCAGCACCCCCCGGACAGAAGATGTATGGGTCATGGATGGGCTGAAAACCGGCGGCTCCGAGGTGATGGGCGTGATTTCCCTGATCCGGATGGACCGCGATCAATCCGAAGTCGGCTATTGGGTCGCTCCTGCGTTCTGGAACACGCATCTCGCGTCCGAGGCCGTGCAGGCGCTGGTGCAGGCCAACCCGCTGCGCAACAAAAATATGTTCGCCTCGGTGTTTCGCGACAACCCTGCCTCTGCCAAAGTGTTGACAAATGCGGGCTTCCGCTATCTTGGCAATGCGGAAACCTATTGTCTGGCGCGCGAGACCTGCGTACCAACCTGGACGTATAGCCATAAACTATGACCACACGTGCCCCGAAAGGCCCTTTTGATGAAGTTTCTTGACCTGTGCAAAGTCTATATCCGCTCTGGCGCAGGCGGGGGCGGTTGCGTGTCTTTCCGGCGCGAAAAATACATTGAATACGGTGGTCCCGATGGCGGGGACGGCGGTTCGGGCGGATCGGTCTGGGCCGAAGCCGTCGACGGGCTGAACACGCTGATCGACTTCCGCTACCAGCAGCACTTCTTTGCCAAGAACGGCCAGCCCGGCATGGGCAAGCAGCGCACCGGCAAGGACGGCGATGACATCATCCTGCGCGTCCCCGTGGGTACCGAGATCCTTGATGAGGATCAGGAAACCGTGCTGGCAGATATGACAGAGCTTGGCCAGCGGGTCGAACTGGCGCGGGGCGGCAACGGCGGCTGGGGGAACCTGCATTTTAAATCCGCGACGAACCAGGCACCGCGCCGTGCCAATCCCGGACAGGAAGGCGTGGACCGCACCCTGTGGCTGCGTCTCAAGCTGATCGCGGATGTGGGTCTGCTCGGCCTGCCGAACGCGGGTAAATCGACCTTCCTTGCCGCGACATCGAACGCGCGGCCGAAGATTGCGGATTACCCGTTTACCACACTGCACCCGAATCTGGGCGTTGTGGGGGTGGATAATACCGAATTCGTCGTCGCCGATATCCCCGGCCTGATCGAAGGCGCGTCCGAAGGGCGCGGTCTGGGCGATCTGTTTCTGGGCCATGTCGAACGCTGCGCGGTACTGCTCCACCTGATTGATGGCACGTCGAACACCATTGCCGAAGATTACCAGACCATCATCAACGAACTCGAAGCCTACGGCGGCGAGCTGGCGGATAAACCGCGGATCACCGTGCTGAATAAAATTGATGCACTGGATGAAGATGATCGCGTAACCGCCCGCGAGGAATTGGAAAAAGCCTGCGGCACAGAGGTCATGATGATGTCTGGCGTGGCCCGAGAAGGCGTCACCGAGGTGCTGCGGGCTTTGCGTGGCCAGATTGACGACGACCGGCTGCGTTTCCGGTCCGAAGATGAAGAAGAGGCACCTTGGCAACCCTAAGCGACGGCACCCGTATCGTTGTAAAAATCGGCTCGGCGCTGCTCGTCGATCGGGCCACCGGCCAACTGCGCCGCGATTGGCTGCAAAGTCTCGCGCAGGATGTGGCGTGGCTCAAGGGGCAGGGCAAGGATGTGGTGCTGGTGTCTTCGGGCTCCATCGCTTTGGGGCGGGGTGTGCTTGGGCTGCCGCCAACCACGCTTGCGCTGGAACAATCCCAAGCCGCGGCGGCGGTGGGGCAAATCCGTCTCGCCCGCGCCTATGAAGAGGCGCTCGAACCCTATGGGATCACCGCCGCGCAGGTGCTTGTCACCCTAGAAGACAGCGCCGATCGTCGGCGGTATCTAAACAGCCGCGCCACGATGGAACAGCTGTTGTCCATGGGCGCGGTACCCATCGTCAACGAGAATGACACCGTCGCCACGGACGAGATTCGCTTTGGCGACAATGACCGGCTCGCGGCGCAGATCGCCGTGACCGTGGCGGCAGACCGGTTGATCCTGCTGTCGGATGTGGATGGTTTCTATTCTGCCAACCCCAATGACGACCCCGATGCCATCCGCTATGAGGTGATCGACACGATCACCCCAGAGATAGAGGCGCAGGCGGGCGACGCGGGCTCTGGCCTGTCCAAGGGCGGCATGAAGACAAAGCTGATGGCCGCGAAAACCGCGACCGCCGCGGGCTGCGCCATGGCCATCTCCGAAGGATCACCGTTGCGGCCTCTGCTGACCCTTGAAAACGGGGCCAACGCCACTTGGTTCACCGCGCAATCCGACCCCCAAACCGCGCGCAAACAATGGATTACGGCAATCAAACCGCGCGGCAGCGTCACATTGGATGCCGGTGCGGTGGCTGCCATGTCCAAGGGCAAGTCGCTTTTGCCCGCCGGTGTCACCGCTGTTTCCGGTCCCTTCGGGCGCGGCGACTCCGTCGCGCTGCTGGCCCCAGATGGGCGCCCGATCGGGCACGGGCTGACACGCTATACCTCCGCAGAGGCAGAGCTGATCAAAGGTCGTCAATCCTCGGAGATCGAGGCCATTCTGGGCGCGCCGGGGCGTGCTGCTTTGATCCATCGGGACGATCTTGCGCTTTCCTGACCTCCAAATGGTTTAAAATCCTCGCCGAAGGCTTTAGGTAGAGGGCAACCCGAAATGACAAAAAAGCAGTAATTAGGTTATGACCTTGGATATGACACAGACAGACGACATTCCCGCGTTGATGGCGGATATTGGCGCGCGCGCCAAAGCCGCCGCCGCGACATTGGGCTTTGCCAGTGCCGACCAAAAGCAGACCGCGCTTGAAAAAGCCGCCGACGCGCTGATGGCCAGCAGCGCCGATATTCTGGACGCGAACGCCAAAGATCTGGAGTTTGGCCGCGACAAGGGTCTCTCTGACGCGATGATGGATCGGCTCTTGCTGGATGATGCGCGCATCAGCGCCATCGCCGACAGCCTCCGCAGCATCGCCGCACAGGATGATCCCGTGGGGCAGGTGCTGACCGAATGGGATCAGCCGACGGGGCTGAACATCCAGCGCGTGCGCACGCCTTTGGGTGTTATCGGCGTGATCTATGAATCGCGCCCGAATGTGACCGCGGATGCCGGTGCTCTTTGCCTCAAGGCGGGTAATGCCGTGATCCTGCGGGGCGGCTCCGAAAGCTTCCATTCCTCGCGCGCGATCCATGCCGCCTTGCAACAGGGGCTCAAAGCCGCTGATCTGCCTGCGGATTCAATCCAGCTGGTGCCCACGCGCGACCGCGCCGCGGTGAGCGAGATGCTGACCATGACCGACACGATTGATGTGATCGTCCCGCGCGGCGGCAAGGGGCTGGTCGGTCTGGTGCAGCGCGAAGCGCGGGTGCCGGTCTTTGCGCACCTCGAAGGCATCGTGCACATCTATATCGATGAAAACGCCGACCCCGAGAAAGTGTTGAAGGTTGTTCTGAACGCCAAGACCCGCCGCACCGGCATCTGCGGCTCGGCTGAATGTCTGCTGATCCATGAAAAAGTGGCGCGGACGATTGGCAAGGGCGTGATCAAGGCGCTGCTGGACGCTGGCGTCGAAGTGCGCGCCGACGGCGAGCTAACCGAGATTGAAGGCACCGTGCCGGCCACGGCGGATGATTGGGGTCACGAATACCTTGATATGATCATCGCGGCGAAAACCGTGGGCAGCATCGACGATGCGATCACCCATATTCGCACCTACGGCTCGAACCACACCGATTGCATCATCACCGAAGACGATGCGGCGGCGACCAAATTCATGACGCGGCTGGATTCTGCGATCCTGATGCACAATGCTTCCACCCAATTCGCCGATGGTGGAGAGTTTGGGATGGGTGCCGAAATCGGGATCGCCACCGGCAAAATGCACGCGCGCGGGCCTGTCGGTGCCGAGCAGCTGACCAGCTTCAAATATCTGGTGCGTGGCGATGGGGCCGTGCGCAGCTAAGCCGTGATCCCAAGGGTGATGGTCGTTTCTGTCACGATGGATGTTAACTGTTGCCCGCTGTCTTTCACGATGGCGGGCAACAGCCCGAACTGGACCTGCGAAGCAGTTAAACGCTCTGCCCGAGACTGCCCCGCCAACACGCCCCAAAGCGCGGCGTAGATGCTTAGCCGGTCGGCCGTGCCGGTTATGTCCCAGCCCCCGTCGCGGTGATCTATGGTGATCTGCCCACCGTAGGGCATCCCCGTTTCCAGACATAGCAGGCCCAGGAACACCATCCGCAGCGCGTTGCGCGGCGCGGCAACGCCGTCGGGCCAGGATACCTGCCATTTGGACTGAGCATATAGATCACGCAGGATACCGCTTGTTTCTTGGGCAGGGACAGGCTGCGCGTCGCCCGCGCCGAAAGCCACGCGAAAGAACCGCAGCCGCGCACTGGCGTTGCGCACGCTTTCATCGATCAGCGCGACTTCGGGGCTCATATTCATGCCCGACATCAAAAGCAGCTCAAGCCCATTGTTGATTGCGCCCACCGGCGATATCAAGTCATGGTAGATGCGGCTGCCGATCAAGGCGGCAAGATCAGTGTCGGTTTCTACCATGGGACACCCCCCAATTAGCTGGCCCTAAATAGCTGGCCCTAAATAGCTGCCCCCCACACCGCGCCGCAGAAAGGACGCACGCTTGGAAGACCTGAATGCGATACTGACACCCGGAATGCTTGTACGCCACCCCGCACATCCCGATTGGGGCGTGGGGCAGGTGCAAAGCAATATCAGCGGCAAGGTCACGGTAAACTTCCGCAGCGAGGGCAAGATCGTGGTCGATAGTCATCGGGTGATGCTCACCCCCGTCTTTGATGAAGGCTCTTCGTTAGCAAATCGTTAATTTTTCGCCGAAAACCACCGCGACGTGGGGCAAGCATTGCGCAACGGGCGGCAACTGCCTATTTATCCGCGTGATTGCGACCGGAGACGAAACCAGCCCATGATCATTGCAAAAGCGGCAGAGTTCGAAGTCCGTCTGGCGCGCACCCAAGCGGATCTTCATGCGGCGCAGCGGCTGCGGTATGACGTTTTTGTCACCGAGCTGGGGGCGGGCGGGCCTTTGGTGGATCACGAAAACCGGCGAGAGGTCGATCAATACGACGATTTCGTGGACCATCTGCTGCTTATTGATCGCAAAACCCAGCAAACCGTTGGCGTGTACCGGCTGATCCGCCGCGATATGGCGGATCGGGCAGGCGGGTTCTATTCGGAAAACGAATATGATCTGACCGCGCTCAAATCCTCCGGCCGCGAGATACTCGAGCTGGGGCGGTCCTGTCTGCATCCGTCCTATCGCGGCGGCATCGCGATGCACCAGCTTTGGGCGGGGCTTGCCTCTTACGTGGCGGAACACGGGATTGAGATCCTTTTTGGCGTCGCGAGCTTTCATGGCACCCAGGCCGAGGCATTGGCGCAGCCCCTGTCGCTGCTGCATCACACCTACCTCGCGCCGCCCGATCTGCGCGTCACCGCCTTGCCAAAGGCACGCCAGGAGATGAACCTGATCCCCGCCGACATCTTGAACCGGCGTCAGGCGATGGTGCAGATGCCCAGCCTGATCAAAGCCTATCTGCGGCTTGGCGGATGTGTGGGCGAGGGGGCCTTTATCGATCATGACTTCAACACGACGGATGTGCTTTTGATGCTCGACACCGCCCGGCTCAGCGAACGGCAGGCCAAGATCTACAGCGGACAGCAAGGATGAGCGCGGCCTGGGACAGCGCCGACCACCCGACACCGGTATCCGTCGGGCCGCTTGGCTGGGTGCTGATGCTGCTGCGTGGCATGACGCTGGCGACGGTGGTTCTTGTGGGGCTGGTGATCCTGCTCGCGATCCGCTTGATAGAGCGCCCGCTATATGGGCAGGGCCGCCCCGTGACCCCGCATATCACCCAGATTGTCTGCAAAATCGCATTCTGGATCATGGGGTTACGCCGCGCGGTTATCGGCACCCCGATGCGCCACAGGGGCGCTGTCGTCGCCAATCACACCAGCTGGCTTGATATCTTCAGCTTGAACGCGGCGCAGCGGATATACTTTGTGTCCAAGTCCGAAGTCGCCAGCTGGCCCGGCATTGGCTGGCTCGCCAAGGCGACCGGCACGTTGTTCATCGAACGCAATCCGAAACACGCGCGCAAACAGACCGAGGTGTTCCAACGTCGCTTGCTCGACAACCACCGGCTGTTGTTCTTCCCCGAAGGCACCAGCACCGATGGCCTGCAAGTCTTGCCGTTCAAAACCACGCTGTTCCAGTCCTTCTTCGCCCCCGAACTGCGCGACGTGATCTGGGTGCAGCCTGTGACGGTGCTCTATACCGCTCCCGATGGGACCGACCCACGGTTTTATGGTTGGTGGGGCGATATGAGCTTTGGCGGGCATCTGCTGCGCACCTTGGCGTCCCTGCGGCAGGGGCAGGTGACAACGATCTATCACACGCCTCTGGCCGTCGCCGATTTCGAGAACCGCAAAGCCTTGGCCCAAGCCTGTGAAGCGCAGGTGCGCGCGGCCCATCCCTCGGCGGGGCTTGCAGCCCCAAACCCCACTGAATTGCGCTGATATAAGGCCCCAATGGCTAAAACATGCGCCTTGGACCTTGCGAAGCGTGAAAATCCGGACTATACGCGCGTCACTTAAACCCGCAGTCGGGGTTGGGCCTTTGAGGGAGAAATCCTTGAACGTCCGCCGGTTGGTCCCATTCCGGGATCGAGACCCCCGACGAGGCAAAACCGGAAAGGTATAAAGACATGGCTCTTCCTGAGTTCTCCATGCGCCAACTGCTTGAAGCAGGCGTACACTTTGGTCACCAAACACAGCGCTGGAACCCCCGCATGGGTCCGTTCATCTATGGCGCGCGTAACGGCATCCACATCATGGACCTGACACAGACTGTTCCAATGCTGGACCAGGCACTGCAAGTCATCCGTGACACCGTCGCCAAAGGCGGCAGCATTCTTTTCGTTGGCACCAAGCGTCAGGCTGCACAGCCGATCGCCGAAGCCGCAGAGAAATGCGCACAGTACTACATGAACCACCGTTGGTTGGGCGGCACGCTGACAAACTGGCAGACCGTTTCCAAATCCATCCAGCGCCTGAAGTCCATCGACGAACAGTCCGAGCGCGGCTTTTCCGGTCTGACCAAGAAAGAGCGTCTTGGCATGGAACGTGACCAAGCGAAGCTGGAAGCATCGCTGGGTGGGATCCGTGAAATGGGCGGTCGCCCTGACCTGATCTTCGTCATCGACGTGAAAAAGGAAGCACTGGCCGTGGCCGAAGCGAACAAACTGGGCATCCCGGTTATCGCTGTTGTCGACACCAACTGCTCCCCCGACGGGATCGACTACATCATCCCGGGCAACGACGACGCCGCCCGCGCGATCCACATGTATTGCGATCTGGCCGCACGTGCCGCACTTGACGGTATGTCCGCGCAGCTGGGTGCCGCAGGTGTTGATATCGGTGCGATGGAAGAAGCGCCCGAAGAAGAAGCCCTGATCGACGGTGGTGTCGAAGTTGGCAACGCTTCGGAAGAAACAGTTTCGAACGACGCAATGGCAAAAGACGCACCTCTGGATATCGAATCCAAGAAGGAAACGCTGGCCGACGCCAAGTCGTAAGCGACGCGAAAGAGACGGGCAGGGGGCATGTTACCCTCTGCCTGTCACAAAACATGGGGTAATCGCTCTGTCACTCCGCGTTTCGTCATGGCATCGAAATGTTTTTTCTCCGGTATGATCCAGAGCGTGATCCGAAAGGGTCTTGTTCGAAGCAACAGATGGAGATTGAGCATGGGCCAGTACATAGGGCTTGACGTTTCGTTGAAGGATACCGCGATCTCAATCCGAGAAGACGGCAAAAGAATATGGCGCGGGAAATGTCCCTCCGACCCGGGAATTATTGCGCAGGCGGTTCGGAAGCATGCGGACGACCCCCTGAGCGTCGTTTTCGAAACTGGCCCACTCGCCACTTGGTTCTTTCATGCCTTAACGGGGGAAGGACTCCGGGCGATCTGCATTGAGGCGCGGCATGCTCAGAAAATTCTGGGTGAGACGCTGAACAAGACCGATGCAAACGATGCTGAGGGATTGGCCAAACTTGCCGAAACCGGCTTCTATAAGGCTGTCAGGGTCAAGTCGTTCGAAGCGATGCTGATCCGGTCATTGGTTGCAGCCCGCACCCAACTCTTGGCCATCACGACACAATTGACCAATCAGATCCGTGGTTTGATGAAGACTTTCGGTCTTGTCGTGCCCAAGAGCAAAGGCCGGGTGTTCATAGAAAAGGTTAACGATCTACTGGACGGACACGTCGAGTTGAAAGGGATCATCTATCCGCTGCTTGAAGCTTGGCAAGCTGTCAGGGAGCGGGCGTCTACGCTCAGCCGCCAGCTCTTGTTGGCGGCGCGACAGTGCCAAAGCACGCGTTTGCTCATGACGATACCAGGCGTTGGGGCGATCACAGCAGTTTCCTATGTGGCCGCTATCGAAGACCCGAAGAACTTTCCGAAGTCCCGATCTGTCGGCGCATGGCTTGGCCTCACTACACGCCGATACCAATCGGGAGAGATGGATTTTAACGGCCACATCTCTCGAAGGGGGGATCAACGATTGCGTGGGCTCCTCTACGAGGCTGCGACCTCGTTGCTTACGAGGACACGAGCCGAAACGGTCAGTGATCTAAAAACCTGGGGGCTTCAATTGCGCGAACGCCTTGGCTTCAAGCGGGCGGCGGTCGCCGTTGCTCGCAAACTCGCCGTCATCATGCATTCCATGCTGAAGACCGGTCAAACCTTTATTCCAACGCGCGAGGAACTCGCCTAA
Proteins encoded in this region:
- a CDS encoding HAD family acid phosphatase — encoded protein: MTSAPLTPCVVFDVDGTLAEFDAAKLGHLVHGVEKQWDAFHMAMADAPLIAPIAKLMRRLKQSGETIVICSGRPDGWAEHTIAWLHKHDLPFDGVYLRAKDQDAASDPDVKRQALAQMQADGLAPWLVIDDRSSVVDAWRAEGLACLQCAPGDF
- a CDS encoding GNAT family N-acetyltransferase, which produces MEDLTVSQQQVIETERFDLRPVRMSDRGMIEHYASDPRVAMRTASIPHPLPPGVIESFITRATSTPRTEDVWVMDGLKTGGSEVMGVISLIRMDRDQSEVGYWVAPAFWNTHLASEAVQALVQANPLRNKNMFASVFRDNPASAKVLTNAGFRYLGNAETYCLARETCVPTWTYSHKL
- a CDS encoding 50S ribosomal protein L21; translation: MFAVIKTGGKQYKVQSGDMLRVERLAADAGETVQFNEVLMLGGDSPKLGAPLVAGAGVQAEVVDQIKGEKVIHFVKRRRKHSSKRTKGHRQKLTLVKIGEILSSGADKSDVKAAIGTGSVSAAAVTAMEERYALNKTDQAEMAKRVKNNQAEEKSAKPAKAKKAKAAPAAEGADDLSKISGVGPVIVGKLNGEGITTFAQIAAWTDADVEAIEEKLSFKGRVGREDWIAQAKELAKG
- a CDS encoding DUF2059 domain-containing protein, with protein sequence MRRLSRLPLTLCFGLAVMVSLIAPMARAADRERVDAFLEVTGFDVALESIRLSADSAPQMLGIDADAFGSEWSRLVREVFETDLMLDMGAGILAQALSDDALEHASDFYASDLGQRLVAAENASHMEEDDAAKAEAGDAILNGLRGIDSPRVDLLARLNGASDVEESSIKALQEVQIRFLMAAAGAGVIELQMEEPDLREAMRAQEPEMRASIKENALAGAAYTYQAFSDEEVLVYAKALEDPQMQEVYALMNAVQFEIMANRFEEVAQRLGTMQPSQDL
- the obgE gene encoding GTPase ObgE; its protein translation is MKFLDLCKVYIRSGAGGGGCVSFRREKYIEYGGPDGGDGGSGGSVWAEAVDGLNTLIDFRYQQHFFAKNGQPGMGKQRTGKDGDDIILRVPVGTEILDEDQETVLADMTELGQRVELARGGNGGWGNLHFKSATNQAPRRANPGQEGVDRTLWLRLKLIADVGLLGLPNAGKSTFLAATSNARPKIADYPFTTLHPNLGVVGVDNTEFVVADIPGLIEGASEGRGLGDLFLGHVERCAVLLHLIDGTSNTIAEDYQTIINELEAYGGELADKPRITVLNKIDALDEDDRVTAREELEKACGTEVMMMSGVAREGVTEVLRALRGQIDDDRLRFRSEDEEEAPWQP
- the rpmA gene encoding 50S ribosomal protein L27; translation: MAHKKAGGSSRNGRDSAGRRLGVKKYGGEAVIPGNILVRQRGTKYWPAEGVGMGKDHTIFATVDGKVQFHKGLKNRTFISVLPAAEAAE
- a CDS encoding GNAT family N-acetyltransferase, giving the protein MSRSNRPELSDGIIRLRAPEHRDIDARFKLGNTPEIHHMFGVELNAVPVMTKALAERWYETQLVEPLAWVIEHRGKMIGALRLHSLRPWDASADVAIGILAPKKLGKGLGTRALHLLAAHAFGPLALHRLSARVLDINERAAACFTKVGFAPEGRARQSSFLGGEWHDNLLFGLIKPDYVPPVYDAKPRQKRKKKSQS
- a CDS encoding LysE family translocator, giving the protein MSVALTSFIVFAASQIGTPGPANMALMATGARFGFRAAVPFVAGVALGKQLVIWPVGFGLMQLADRAPAVFVALKFASAAYIIWLAWKVANLRLGQGARTEAAPGFLAGLIVHPLNPKAWAMIVGSFTAFIAPGTPALAATATVAAVLLGCQIVLHPLWTLAGAGIAKTVAGTVWEKYLMWTLAALTVASVLFVLFGGGT